GCTGCTTTTACTTCTTAAACCAGGATCCACCCTTCCCCTCTTTCAAAGCACAGCTCAGAGCCACCTCCTGTGGAAAAACTTCCCAGTCTTGCAGAAGGAAATGATAAACTTCCAGATAGGCCATTGCACCACTCCCTCAGTTTCCCCCAGTCAGCACGCATTAAGTGTCTAGCCTAGCACACGGTAATGGGCACTTTTGTAGGAGCTTCACCATTTATAAAGCATCTGTACTTACTTCAGTGTTTTAAGATGTGATatattaagggttttttttttttaatttttttaatgtttatttatttttgagagagagacagagagagggagagagacagagcaagatcaggggaggggcagagagagagagagggagacacagaatccaaagcaggctccaggctctgagctgtcagcccagagccgacgtggggctcgaactcatgaaccatgagatcatgacttgagtcaagttggacacttaagttggtttttttttaaggttatttaattttgggaggggggagggggagggagagagggaatcccaagcaggctctacatcatcagcatggagtccaactcagggctcatactcaggaaccatgagatcatgacctgagccaaaaccaagagtcacacgctcaactaactgaaccacccaggtgcccctaagctttttatgaaaaaattaagataaatgaaTTCCCCAAgacaaataaattattcaaaagagggaaggagccaCAGATCTGTGTTTTCTATGTACCAATACAGTAGTCCCACCTGATCCACAGGGGATACGTTCCAAGAACCCCAGTGGATACTTATAACCATGGTAGTACCAAACCCTGTAtatattatgggtttttttttcccatatagaCATAcgtatgataaagtttaatttaaaatcaggcacagtaagagattaataacaataaaaatcataacaatatattgtaataaaagttatgtgaatgtgatctctctcaaaatgtcttATTGTACcatattcatctttcttttgtaGGTGATAAGATAAAGTGAGGTGAAATATGGGCACTGTAACTTAgcgttaggctactattgacctcaCAATTTGTCAGGAGTATCTGCTTCTATAGGGCAACTGAATGTGGATAACTGAAACTGCAGAAAGTGAAACCATGGTTAAGGGGGTACTTCTGTACCTGCCTTGTTGCTGCAAGGATTATATTAGACAATATGTGGTGGTAGCCCTTGTAAAACTGAAATCAGATCTTAGCTCCAAGACCTATTCCCCAAGAAAGCCTTCAGCTTTCTCCAGATCAACTTCCCATTATAGCTACAAATGGGTACTTGCCAACACTCATCTTGGAGGACTTCTGACTTCTGctgcctccattttgacctcaaactttttttttttttaattgtttaatgtttattcgtttttgagagggagagagacagagcaggagcaggaaaggagcagagaaggaaacacagaattcaaagcaggctccacgctctgagctgtcagcacagagcccaatgtagacCTCAAATccacgagctgggagatcatgacctaaactgaagtcggatgcttaaccgactgagccacccaggcgcccctttggttGGGTTCTTTCCAGCCAGTCTCTTGGCTCAGGTGGAAGACCCTGAGGGCATAGCAACCTCTGAGGAGAATGAAACAACCCAAGCAATAAGCACTGTCCCGAGACACAAAACACCACCCATGATTGACTCTAAGCAAAACACTGATAGATTTGACCTTCACTGCCCCCCTGCAGGTACTCGCCCACCTTTGCCCCTCATTTTCCTTGtataaacctggaagtattttcagcGCTCTCAGACACTTGACCTCTGTCTTCCTGGTGTTGGTCTCACTGAACTAAATCCCTTTCTGGTTTCACCACTGTCTGTCTGCCTTTGGGTTTTTGTCAGTGGCAAGTGGCCAGAACCTGATCTGTTTGGGATCCCCAGAACCAGGTGCTCTTGCATCCCTGTGCACCTGCTAGAATCTCAACGGTACTGTTACAGTAATGTGGGTGATCATCATTGTCTTCTCTCGCTAGACTGGGGACGCTATCAGAATAGTGATGACGTCTGTTTTGCAGAATCCCCAGCACTTAGTACAATGCTTGCCACATAAGCTCTTCAattgtgttgaataaataagGACGGAGACCCAAATTTTCCGATTCATTCTAGATTTGACACCTAGGCTGAGGAAAAACATGTTACAGTGATGCAGAAGACAGAATAAGGGAACTCCTCTAAGATAATGGCATAAATTTCAAAGGACTAGACACCGCTGCGCAGAGATCGCTGGAGCAGCTCAGAACGATTCGGTCTAGGACACGACTTCCACTGAGCATGTAACCAGTACTGACGATTCATACGCAGACCAACTACTGTCGCCTAAATACTAGGGCCGCAGTTTTGTCCCTCTCTTCCGTACAATGGCCCAAGATGGCGGGGCCCGTGATTGAGAACCAGATTCAAGATGGCGGCTTCCGACTTCCCATGCGGCGTAGCGCGTGACACCGGGGCCACGCCCACTTCCGGCTCCGCGACTTCAGCATGGCTGCTTTAGGTACCCTGTTTTTAAGTAAGTGGGTGTGGAGTTGGTGGGCTCAGGGGCCCGCGGGGGCAGGGCTAGGACCCCTGAGTTGAGTGCACGGCCTCTCTCCCAACTCTGCCCTGTTTTCCCAGCAGGTGTCCGGAAGCTGCACAGTAGCGTGGCGGCTCGGGCGGGCAGTCAGTGGCGACTCCAGTGAGTTACTGGTTTAAGGGGGTCCTGGGGTGCCAGAAGGTGGGCTGAATCCTCACCGGAATGTTTTTCTCCACCCAGGCAGGGCCTGGCTGCTAACCCCTCTGGCTACGGGCCCCTTACGGAGCTCCCAGACTGGTCTTACGCGGGTGAGCGCTGATCTGACAGTTAACTGTCCCTAAGAGAGTTTCGCCGAGATGGAACGTCCCTGGactgagggtgggagggagaagggggttaAGGTGGGGATGTGTGTGAGTGAACATAGTATTGAACTTTATATTTGGAGTTGGGGAGAAGCAGCCTGgttactttgtattttaaattatgccTATAGAAAGTGCAGCTAGACAGGATCTTGTGGGGTGAGAAGATAATTCTAACTTGGGGCGCCCCGGGGGAGGGAGTGACAAGATCTTTACGTTTCTCAGGGGCGacgatttttaaaaaggtagaaagaCCCACCATTCTACCTGGTGAGTACATTGTTGAGAATTTGGTACCAGATGCAGGGAGAACTCTTTGAAAGGCTGCCTAAATGAACATCTCAGAAGAGAGGGGTAGAAGGGTGAGGACTGAGGATGGCGGGCTCCCTTCAGAAAAATTTCTTCccttgaaaaaaaaggaaggaaggaaggaaaaggaaaggaagaaggaaaaaatagatattaGACCTAGAAGGGAGGGATGTTAGAAAAGTTGAAGCCATTCCCCATTCCCTATATGGGACTCCAgttacaggtgggaaaactgaggcctcaGAGTTCCCGTGATCAAACAGCTAGGTAATAGCAAAGCTAGGACTAGAACTGAGCGGGAGCCAGGCACCGTTCAACAGCACAGAGACCTGAATACTAATACCCTATTGGATTCTATAGAAGTGTGATCCTGAAGAGGATGGTGAAGGTTTTTCTGTTCGTTATTTACTGTAGGAAGCCTAGCACCTCCCAGAAGTAGTATGGAATATTGGAAAGACTCTGGAATTGAGTCTTAATTCAGGTTTCTTTACTTGCTAACTTGTAGTCTTGGACATGTTACTTAATTGTATCTCTCAGTTTCCACAAAACTTTTGGGCAGACTTTTCACTGTTTGCTTCTTACTCTGTAGAAAGTAAGTGTCCTTTTTCTTCAGCTCCATTATTAACTACTTCAGGTCAGATATTGCATCTTTTCACCAAGTCAGCAGATAGTTATAGAATTTTGATTATGTGGTTGTGTGCCTACCCTGCACTACAGTGAAATCTAGGAATGCAATCCATGAAAGTCTGGCTGGGAAAACAGCatgacatctttaaaaattaataatagttcAGTGCTCTACCCCTTTCCAAGAGGATCTGAAGTGCCACATAaggccaaaacaaaacacaacaacaacaaacaaacaaaaaaagcaatagTACAATAAATGTCCCAAGGCAAATAGATGAATAATAAATAACCAATATGCACTTCTTTCATAAAGAGATTTGACAGAGTTGAAAAGGTTAGAGAATGATTTCTGGGACAGAtagggctgggaggggggggggggcctaaGGATGAGAACTGGgctaaaaggaaaggaaaagaaggtatTTCATTATGGAGTGAGATGGGATTCAGCAAAGATTCATGGAGAGTGGAACGGTGATCAGATTATTTGAGTGGGGGGTTTCTAAAGCTAAAATGAGATTCAGCACTTCAAAGGACCTTGAATTCCAGGACAATGAGGGGTAAGTGAAATCGAGTAGGAGTGTGCCTCAGAGCTTATTCTTGGCATATCTTACCGTTGACACTGAGGGATGGGTTTTGGAGAACTAAGCCATCACAGGTGTGAAAGTGGAAGAAAGGAACTAGAGACTGGTTCTTCCCTTGTCCCTGTCACAGTGCCTTCACAAGGTGCTGTCAGCCATCTCtaatacttgtctttttttctgcagATGGCCGCCCTGCGCCTCCAATGAAAGGCCAGCTTCGAAGAAAAGCCCAAAGGGAGAAGTTTGCAGTGAGTGGCTAGAGCCCAAGCCAGGGCAACCTGTGTGTACTTGGAGGgaaaaaactttacattttaatttgtcttgAGCTGTACTGACACATAAGCTAACTCGTACCCCCTATACCGAGGTTTTAACAGCTCAAGGTTTTTACAGTGCTTTGAGGAGGGGGGAATGGAGTGAGCACTCCGAGGGTGGGAACCAGTGGTAGACATTCTGCTACACATTCTCCTTCCTCCTACTTCCCAACCCAGGACCtggtccccctccccactcaacaGTGTCATTTTCCAGCTGAAACTTTTGCCTTTGATCTGTGAGTGAAAGGATATATGTGCAGAGCCCAAGCCCCAGATGTTATCCACCCTGTTTTCCTGTCTGTTTCAGAGACGAGTTGTACTGCTGTCACAGGAAATGGATGCTGGCTTACAGGCATGGCAGCTCAGGCAGCAGAAGTTgcaggaagaagaagggaaacagaaaaacgCTCTTAAACCCAAAGGGGCTCTACTGCAGAACCCACTACCAAGTCAATAAAAAGCAATACCTGCCTCCctttcccagcctctctctggctttcttctcTATCACCTATATGCTTCATCCTGGTCAGAAGAGAGCCTTCACGTTTCCCATCTGTCTTCCCGGCACAAGAGCTTGGACACCAGAAAGAACAGCCTGTAAGATCACTGCCTGGAAGAGTTGGCTTAGTGCCCTCATCACTGGCTCCGTTCCAGTTCAGTGGAACCTCGCTCTGGGATGCTTCCCTCCTTCACGAGCCATAGGACTGGCCCAACTATGAACAGTAGCTGCTCTGCGAACTGCTACGAAAAAGGGGCAGCAGTTTTCCTGGTGTTAGCTAGGCACTCAAGCCTTTAACAGCCCATACACAGCTCAGGCTGTGTGCAGTtactcatttaataaatgttttgataAAAAAGGCTTTCCGGCTGAGGTCCATTTCTTGGCAAGCAACTGGTGTCAGTTTTCCTAAGCTTCAGATACATGGCCCAAGAGGATACCCCCACCGGGAACACTGACATGGGAAGAACCAGACTTGGGTGTCGCATGTTCTGCTAAAGAGTTGGATTCTGAGGTTTCTTTGGTTCTGGCAAAATTCCAGAGGTTGGTTAGAGAGAGGCCTGTACCTCCCAACCGCACTTTGTGTAGGGGAGCCCTGGAGGTAGGTGCTCAGCCCCCAAACAGTCACCATGGCATAAGTATCTAATACCCATCATATATCTCCCACAAACCTGTTAGCTGTCCGGGACCCAGGGAAAGCTTTCATTTAATCACAGATTCTGGGGGAAAAGGACCTTTGCTCCAGTTACAATACAGAGCACTGGGCTTTTCTTCCGTTATCCTGCCACAAACTTGTAATAGTTCCTGGATCTCTAGAATTTCTGGAGCTTCCTACCTGACCTAATTTCTGTCCAGCCTCCTTtattccttgctttctttccctcccttcttccccccacAACCTCCTTCCTCTCTCGCTGACCAATGCAATTCTGGGATCTTAGATTTCGCTGATGGTCGAGTTTTCTGTCTCCCAcacttttcctgcttctgttgtGCTGCTTTTCCAGATCTAACTCAACCtcttatctgtctctctcccccactatCCACTTCAGCgtgcccttcccttctcctgcatCCCTCCACATTTTGTTATCAGTTTAGTCAGTCCCTGAAGACTTTAGTCTTCAGGGAACTGCCTTTTTCCAGTGTAGAGGGGGAGCTAAACCCCCAAAGTCCTAATTCCCAATCTCTCTGGTCTAACAGTTTCCCTAaatttgatttgcctttccccaCATTCCATGGCCTTGTACCTCTTTCCTCCCCAGCCTGCTCTAATTTAGGGAGCAGCCAGATTGCAAATGATGATGATTAAGGGAGTGCATTTGTCTTTCCATAAGAACCCCCAGACCCAATGTGGTTGTGCAATttgttggtgggtgggtggattaTATTACTGTTGCATGTTTGCAGCAGGAGAGGGATGGAGGTGGTTGTCAAGATCCAGGGGCAAAAGTTTCAATTTGGTTGAGCCACAGGTCTCAGCGGACAAACACCCAACCCAGGTGTCCTGGACATGGAAGACCTTCACCACCGTCATCCTAGACTCTGAACTCGTTTGTGCCAACCACTGGGCTTCCCAGTACTTCCCACTCTGAGGTGAGACAAATGCTGAATACCAGAGGACTCAAGCCACCCAAAATATGCTTAGGGGGAGAAAGTCTCCCACATCCCGTCcgctgggtccccccccccccccgacccccgtcCTTAGCTGTGGCCTCAACCCCTGCAGATGGCAGCCTCCACCACAGAAAGGCaacttagggtttttttttttttttttttttttacccggCTCTTGGCTGTAATTGGATTCAGGCTGAAACAACCACGTCCGCACCGGGAAAGGAGGGCATTGGGGCGGGGGCGGAGAGGctgtgggagaagggagggaccagaggagagagtgagagagggctCGCGGATCCAGTTCGCAGACTAAGCAGAAGAAagatcaaaaaacagaaaagaggggaCGAGCAAACAGGCGCTTTCAAGAGCAATCCCCTCATCTCCAAGCGGACAACGGTCTAGGAATCCAAACTCAGCGCCCACCGAAGACAAAGGCGCCCCAAGGGAGTGGCGGCACGACCCCAGGGCTTGGGCCCCACCGCGGAGCCCGCACGGCTGGCGGCCGGGACAGTCGCGGACCATGTCTCCTGCCCCACGGCCCGCCGGCGGTCTGCtactccccctgctcacgctcaccACCGCGCTCGCCTCCCTCAGCTCGGCCCAAAGCAGCTTCAGCCCCGAAGTAAGTGAGCTCCTCCAGTCCTGCCGGGAGTCGCGCCCGCCGGGGAGGCGAGCCGGGGGTCTCCCAGGTCTCCCCCGCTTGGAGAGCAGGGCGCCGGAGGTCTCTGGCCCTCCGGCCCGCAGgaaccccctcccttcctttccctgctcatcTCCAAACTTCCAAGTCGATCCAACTTCTGCTTCCCCCCAACCAACCCCCGACCCGCCGCCAACTTTCTTCCCCAGTCCTTTCCTGGGAAGAGCTTTACAGCGGGGCCCACCCCAACCCTCCCGGTTCTGCCGGGCTGTGAGTTCAGCTCCGGAACCAGGAGGGAGCCTGGTAAATACTTGAACTCGGCTCAGACCCAGCGCTGCCCTGGTTCCTTGTCATGTGCGCGAGATCGTTGTTTCTTCAACTTTCCAACCCTCCAGCGCTCTCCCGCCCGCGCCCGCCGGCGCTGGGGCTGCCAGGGAGGCTCGGGTGGACGGCGCCGCGGCTCCGGGCCCCCCACGCTGAGCGCCTCCCGGGCGGTCCCGGCCCTCCGTGGATGCAGGCGCCGCCAGGTGGGGTCGGGGCTGGACGGCCTGGCGGCCCCGGCCCCCGACCCACCCCGCCTTCCCGAGCGGACCCCTCTGTGTCCCCGGCCCGGAGCCCTGGCGTCGAGGGTCGCGGAGCTGGCGCCCTGGCCGCGTTTCCGTACACACAAAGCTCTCCTTGTGAGCCAGGGGCTCGGCCGGCCGAGCAGCCGCCTCCTGCCTCTACCCCCACTCACACCACCCGCCTCCAGCGACGCCTTTAGgctctttttgttgcttttgttaatTGCTTTTCTGTGTTAATTGCAGGGAGACTGAGGGCTACGCACCCGGGAGTAGGTTGAgagggccaggcccagggcaCCCCGCAGGGTCTCCACCGCCTCcggcgacccccccccccccacatctttCCCAGACGCTGGCCCACCGGCCCGGGAGGAAGCCGCGTGGGAGTTGTCTGGGGaggtttttcctctttctttctctctctctctctcttattttggGGTGAAGGTGGGAGACGAATTTGATCAGCTTCTTATTTTGGGCCATCCCAACCCACTCAGCCCGGCAGGGCCTGGGTGCGGTCGGGAGGGGCCGGGAAGGGCCCCAGAAGGGGGAGGGGATCTGGActtggcttcctccctcctggTCCTGGCCCTGGACCCACCCCTGGAGGAAACATCTCCAGAAAgaacacactctctctgtcccgaagGGATCCGAGGCTAAAAAGAAAAGcgtggccctggggagggggtggccaaGGAGAGTGCGAATCTGCTGTGGGGCCCAGCTTGACACGGTCCTGCTGGAGGAGGCATCCTCTCTCCAGGCCTGGAGTCTTCATCCGAGGTCTGCAAGGAGAGCCCCTAACAAAAGGAGTCTGGACATCTAGGGGCTGTCCCCTGCCAACTTTGCctgccctgccttccctcccctgccccactagGCCCCCCTAGGGGAGGGGCGGCAGCCCTGGCTCTGTTTTAAGTGGGTCATGGGCAGTCCCAGTGCCAGAACCACCGTTTGCTTCTGGGCCACGGAGGGAGGAACAGGCCCAGAGGCTCTGATCCAGGGCCTGCTGGAAAGCCAGAGTTCccctcatccacccacccacctacccaccttCTGCAGGACTCCTAGGCCAGAGGTGGGAGGGGTTCTGTTGAGTTTTCCCCTAGGGGAATACTCAGACCACTCAGTTTTCAAGACAAAGCCAGCCAACTGAGTTTTTTGACCTAACATTGTTGCTCCCTCTCCAGGCCAATCTAGAGGGCGAGCTCGGGTGGCCAGGCCTCAGCCAGCCGGGTCCCTCCCACCAGGCCTCCAGAGTCCTGCACCAGCTCCGGGACAGCCCTCTCCTCCTCGTGGCCTGTCTGGCACttggcccttcccccacccagccGCAGACACAAGAGTCCTCTCTTCTGTGGTTCCAACCTCACCTCCTAGTCTTCTCTGTGGTTCTTGCTTTGCTCAGAGCCTAGGCCTGGGAGGAGAGGGATGGGAGCACTTCCTTTCCAGGCTTTGTGGCTCTCTTTGACTCCAGGGAAGTCCCTTTCTTGCCTaagtctccatttttctctcttgcGCATGGTGGGGGGGCCGGGGGGACTTTGTGGGTGTGAATATTTAGACCTGCCTACTTTCTTGAAAGACTCACGGGGGAGAGGGATTGATCCCACCGCTCCTAGATGTGgattctctccacctctctgccACCCTATATTCTGTCATTCTGCCCTAGCAGAATTCCCCTCAGCTTTGCTCCCTGAGGGTTGAGGGGGCCTGACTTCAGTCCTCCTGACTGCCAGCTCCAGGAGTAGGCCACTCCCATGCTTCTCCAAAGCTGAAGTAGTGGCTCCCCCACCCGGGGTCATAAGCCTGGGGTGTGTGTACCCTACAGGTAAGGCCAAGGGCAAAGGGAGTTTCCTGCATACTTGGGCACAGGCCATTGCAACCTCCCACGGGCACTAGCTGTGGCATCAGCCAGTGCAGGTCAGGGCAAGCAAGCCTACAGCTTGTGGGGAGAGTAGCCGGGTTCTGGAGCACCCTGCTCTGCTCCCCTGTGGTAGAGCAGAGGTTAAACTTTGCTCCCTCCTCTACCCCTGAGGAGGGGCTCTCAGAGCCGGGTGGTGCTAAGGTTATTCAGGCCAGGCCTGTTGGCTGGGGAAAGGCTGGGTTGTTTACATCTTGGGCCCTAACTCCCATCAGCCTTGGGGGATCACTTCCCAGAACCCTGTTGCAATTCTTGCCCCTGCGGGCACATGTCTCCAGTCAGCTGCTCCTGAATCACCCCCAGCCCCAATGCAGGAGCACTGCTCCACTTCCCGGGCTGGGCCCAGAGGTGAAGGGCCACATGAAGATCCATCCTGACAACCTGGGATAAGGGATGTGGTGCCCAACAGCAGCCTCCACCCCTCTGCACTCCCAGATTCCATCCCAGGCAACGTGCAGGCCCCCTCTGGACTCCTTAAGAAGGCAAAGCTGGAACAGGGACCAGAGTAGTATCTCCCCTAGAGAATCCCAGCATTTTCATATTCCATATACACCTTGGCTCATTTTACTTTTCAGGCTTTAGGAAAATACTCCattgttcttacaataaaggctgactttttttccccccatcagCAGGGCTTTGTAGTTTGCATACCTTTCAGTCAAACATCAAAAACCTAACTTTATTTTAAGGCAGCATGCCAGCTTTTATATTATGAACAATTCACAACATACCTTAAGTAAAATACAGTCACCGAGTCTCTACCACCTCCCCCATCTCCCACTGCCCGTACTGAGAACCTTAAATAAGGGCCTTTAGGTCCCATGCCCTAGGTCAGATGCTCGGATGGGAACAGTGGCAGGATCCTGGCTCAGTGGCTGGATCACACCCCCGACACCTCCAAACGTCCCGGCTTCCCCCTCTCAGCAGCCAGCCTCAGCCCTAGCTCCTTTTCTGCTCACCTTTCCAAAAAGATCTCAGCTGTGAGGGTCCTGGAAGCATGGCATCCCTGTCCCAAGAGGGTCTCATGCCAGGACCAAAATAGAGCCCCCCCtcagcctccccacctccacccatcAGGGCACAACCCATTCTCAGGTAGGACATGCTATATTTACAAGAACACTGACACGGAGGAGGAAAGTGCTGGAGGAATCTCAGCTCTGAGAAGACGAGCCATCTGGGTTCCCATTCTCAAGAGAGTTCACAGCCAAAGTCCAGAGCTGTGGCTCCGCACCCTGTTTGAGCCCACAGCCCCAAGAAGGCAAGTCCTACTGGGGCCTGGGCCAGAGTTCAGGTCCAGCCTGGGAATTCCTCCAGCCCCACTGCCAGAGCCAGGCTGGGAGCTCGTTGCCCTTTCCTCCTAAGCCAAGGGTGCATGCCAGACACCGTGAGGGGGTAGAGTCTCCCCTTGGGCCAAGTGGGGATGCTCTAAGCCACGTTTCTTTCCCTACAGGCCTGGCTGCAGCAGTATGGCTACCTGCCCCCAGGGGATCTGCGAACGCACACACAGCGCTCACCCCAGTCCCTCTCAGCTGCTATCGCTGCCATGCAGAGGTTCTACGGTCTGCGAGTGACGGGCAAGGCTGATGCAGACACCATGAAGTAAGTGCTAGGCCCCGGCAGGAATTCTGCCCAGCACCCACAGAGCACAGAGAAGTTGCTACCTGACTCCTGCCCCCTACCTCAACCCCGCACGCTGACTCTGAGTTACGTATGCCTACAtgtgctccttctctcccctggTCTCTGGCCCGTGcatcccttctcctcccccatgccCTACAGTCTCCCCCCACATCCCCACCTGACCCTGCCTCCGCCCACCCTAcactcccacttttttttttttttttttagactctcTCTTATCCACCCTGACCTCATAACCTTGGCCCTTTCCCACACTGACCCTGAGGCCAGGCACTCCCCCACTCTGAAGACCTTTCTCTTTCATACACTATCCTGACTGCAATCTCACACCCCAGGGCCATGAGGCGCCCCCGCTGTGGTGTCCCCGATAAGTTTGGAGCTGAGATCAAGGCCAATGTTCGAAGGAAACGCTATGCCATCCAGGGCCTCAAATGGCAGCATAATGAGATCACTTTTTGGTGAGTCCAACAGGCAAGTTGCCTTTCTCCCATCAGGGTTGCCCTTCCTGTCAACTGTACTTACAGACTGAGGACTCCTGTCCTACTCACCTCTGTTCCCGTGAAGCATCCTcgggagtggggaggaaaggggCTTTAATCCTGGAGAAAGGTGcagcctggggggcggggggtacaTCCCAGGGCCAGAAAACCAAAGCCTATGGGTCCCTTGAGCCCTCAGTTCTTGGGGCTGAGGCATCGTGAGGCAGCAGGAAGAGCCAGGTCAGCAGAGGTGGCTGGGCGGTTCACGCAAACCTGGGAAAGTGCAAGGAGGGAGAATTTTATCCGTTGTTATCCTAACACACTCCCATCCTCTCCCCGTGCGGCTGGACCTCAGCATCCAGAATTACACCCCCAAGGTGGGAGAGCATGCCACATTCGAGGCCATTCGCAAGGCATTCCGCGTGTGGGAGAGTGCCACACCACTTCGTTTTCGAGAGGTACCCTATGCCTATATCCGAGAGGGCCATGAGAAGCAGGCCGACATCATGATCTTCTTCGCTGAGGG
This region of Lynx canadensis isolate LIC74 chromosome B3, mLynCan4.pri.v2, whole genome shotgun sequence genomic DNA includes:
- the MRPL52 gene encoding 39S ribosomal protein L52, mitochondrial isoform X3; translated protein: MAALGVRKLHSSVAARAGSQWRLQQGLAANPSGYGPLTELPDWSYADGRPAPPMKGQLRRKAQREKFARRVVLLSQEMDAGLQAWQLRQQKLQEEEGKQKNALKPKGALLQNPLPSQ
- the MRPL52 gene encoding 39S ribosomal protein L52, mitochondrial isoform X1, whose translation is MAALGTLFLTGVRKLHSSVAARAGSQWRLQQGLAANPSGYGPLTELPDWSYADGRPAPPMKGQLRRKAQREKFARRVVLLSQEMDAGLQAWQLRQQKLQEEEGKQKNALKPKGALLQNPLPSQ
- the MRPL52 gene encoding 39S ribosomal protein L52, mitochondrial isoform X7, producing the protein MAALGTLFLTGVRKLHSSVAARAGSQWRLQQGLAANPSGYGPLTELPDWSYAETSCTAVTGNGCWLTGMAAQAAEVAGRRRETEKRS
- the MRPL52 gene encoding 39S ribosomal protein L52, mitochondrial isoform X6; the encoded protein is MAALGTLFLSVRKLHSSVAARAGSQWRLQQGLAANPSGYGPLTELPDWSYADGRPAPPMKGQLRRKAQREKFAVSETSCTAVTGNGCWLTGMAAQAAEVAGRRRETEKRS
- the MRPL52 gene encoding 39S ribosomal protein L52, mitochondrial isoform X2, coding for MAALGTLFLSVRKLHSSVAARAGSQWRLQQGLAANPSGYGPLTELPDWSYADGRPAPPMKGQLRRKAQREKFARRVVLLSQEMDAGLQAWQLRQQKLQEEEGKQKNALKPKGALLQNPLPSQ
- the MRPL52 gene encoding 39S ribosomal protein L52, mitochondrial isoform X4 — protein: MAALGTLFLNGRPAPPMKGQLRRKAQREKFARRVVLLSQEMDAGLQAWQLRQQKLQEEEGKQKNALKPKGALLQNPLPSQ
- the MRPL52 gene encoding 39S ribosomal protein L52, mitochondrial isoform X5; the encoded protein is MKGQLRRKAQREKFARRVVLLSQEMDAGLQAWQLRQQKLQEEEGKQKNALKPKGALLQNPLPSQ